A stretch of the Aspergillus puulaauensis MK2 DNA, chromosome 6, nearly complete sequence genome encodes the following:
- a CDS encoding uncharacterized protein (COG:S;~EggNog:ENOG410Q0FT): MKTSWSQVHHMLTDTLALIEILSDPANRAPLEAERALAEDWYHRQSPHEPPDSCAAHRARHRAAPFRAVEQALGASPTTTPAAVADIQFQPLSTVFRADCTEYGLVVLDISDLDSGVKYSIVAFPVDYMAEVPSREKSFSWDPVEDPQPETEPDIILVSPRPRVPLSIARWAGKYYSWSGLEDHLSILRLEERPLVDAAALDYWPQELEDPARGSSKGALSRISPTDFKPSKARSTPPRSPSDMVGYTIVDEPPRDVSMSHAKDDGSTTRVSSMTISDEPPRTVPVDMDRTIDNLLVLTQEPVSPPLDNQVLAHLQTLVPFREKLRQRLEEGPDRLGLLQYFFMRIRQPTAGIAPIQQSSSVEMVGGLTDFLRETVPGTDTATWEKRVKQVEKDWASAFTRPSSPSTPSSTDFATGQERANESFRRLAEASTGISTPSTPPERDLLTGEEPVVQVEGTLHRRPRHG; the protein is encoded by the exons ATGAAGACATCGTGGTCACAAGTGCACCATATGTTAACCGACACCCTCGCGCTGATCGAAATTCTCTCGGATCCGGCGAACCGCGCGCCGCTGGAGGCGGAGAGGGCGCTCGCGGAGGACTGGTATCATCGCCAGTCTCCCCATGAGCCTCCCGATTCATGTGCAGCCCACCGTGCCCGACACCGCGCAGCCCCCTTTCGTGCCGTGGAACAGGCGTTGGGAGCcagtccaacaacaacccctgCTGCCGTGGC CGACATCCAGTTCCAGCCGCTATCAACGGTGTTCCGGGCGGACTGCACCGAGTATGGCCTGGTCGTCCTGGACATCTCCGACCTCGACAGCGGTGTCAAGTACAGCATTGTTGCGTTTCCCGTGGACTACATGGCGGAGGTTCCGTCTCGCGAGAAGTCCTTCAGCTGGGATCCCGTCGAAGACCCCCAGCCGGAAACGGAACCAGATATTATACTTGTGAGCCCGCGGCCTCGCGTGCCGTTATCAATTGCTCGGTGGGCAGGGAAGTATTACAGCTGGTCGGGCCTGGAAGACCACCTCAGCATCCTCCGACTGGAGGAGAGGCCGCTGGTTGATGCGGCAGCCTTGGATT ATTGGCcacaggagctggaggatccGGCTCGAGGATCTTCAAAAGGTGCTCTCTCGCGCATTTCTCCGACAGACTTCAAACCTTCAAAGGCCAGGTCTACCCCCCCCCGATCCCCTTCTGATATGGTAGGCTACACGATAGTAGACGAACCGCCGCGAGACGTGTCCATGAGCCACGCAAAAGATGATGGATCGACCACAAGAGTCTCGAGCATGACCATATCAGATGAACCGCCACGAACTGTCCCAGTGGACATGGATCGCACTATTGATAATCTACTGGTTCTCACCCAGGAGCCCGTCTCCCCTCCCCTCGATAACCAAGTACTCGCTCACCTTCAAACGCTGGTCCCTTTCCGCGAGAAGCTGCGGCAGCGACTCGAAGAGGGGCCCGACAGGCTCGGCCTCTTACAATACTTTTTCATGAGGATCCGTCAACCCACTGCTGGGATTGCGCCCATACAGCAATCCAGCTCGGTCGAGATGGTCGGCGGGCTGACCGACTTCCTGCGCGAAACCGTGCCAGGGACTGATACTGCCACGTGGGAGAAACGAGTCAAGCAGGTAGAGAAGGATTGGGCTTCAGCTTTCACGAGGCCAAGCTCACCCAGCACCCCGTCATCAACTGATTTTGCGACAGGGCAGGAACGGGCTAACGAGTCGTTCAGGCGTTTGGCCGAAGCTTCAACTGGGATAAGCACACCCAGCACCCCGCCAGAGAGGGATCTTCTCACTGGGGAGGAACCGGTCGTGCAGGTAGAGGGAACGCTGCATCGGCGTCCGCGTCATGGCTGA